In Spodoptera frugiperda isolate SF20-4 chromosome 1, AGI-APGP_CSIRO_Sfru_2.0, whole genome shotgun sequence, the following are encoded in one genomic region:
- the LOC118273599 gene encoding uncharacterized protein LOC118273599, with product MCLLLNFSFISVHIFISLLILEHVCVSLEIPVNYWPVQNRELTTTRRTRGKLRNMHQRHLGSTLMTHCAKDGVCISSSACDWDHIVQDDKDCLNEHKDVVCCSAANVQIQSNVFTGYDWL from the exons atgtgtttattattgaatttttcctTTATATCAGTGCATATTTTCATCAGTTTATTAATTCTAGAACATGTTTGTGTTAGTTTAGAGATTCCTGTTAATTATTGGCCCgtacaaa ATAGGGAACTAACTACCACGCGTCGTACTAGAGGAAAACTGAGAAACATGCATCAACGTCACCTCG GTTCTACCTTAATGACCCACTGCGCCAAAGACGGAGTTTGCATCAGCAGCAGTGCCTGTGACTGGGACCACATAGTGCAGGATGACAAAGACTGCTTAAATGAACACAAGGACGTCGTATGTTGCTCTGCAGCCAACGTGCAAATACAATCCAACGTCTTCACGGGTTACGATTGGTTATAA
- the LOC118273100 gene encoding uncharacterized protein LOC118273100: MALWTWGANSHGQLGVGIANEQIEKPTKVEVHLYHCKINQIACGGGHTLLLDNEGKLYGCGWNSKLQLARETEVHKFERTWALSGVTFTNIVCGWDFSCGVTDDQFLIVWGSNAYGQLGVPSTPKEFFSEIMKPIRLPINAVLVSMGLRHTAIVNSKGEVWTTGCGRHGQLGLGNSILSSDRFQKVEGVGKISHIACGQNHTVAWCSEERALYVWGDNKHGQLLLCSEKYKKIYTPNKIDIDVKQEVKKLLSGWTNVLLWLEDGSLLAWGRNNNAQLGTDKAVPPGTFTHIKLPEGREVQDVALGSEHTICLATDNTLWAWGWNEHFNTAIDLGHQIVQPTLVPLEIDKNQKITQIYAGGAQNFVVIEE; encoded by the exons ATGGCATTATGGACATGG GGTGCTAATTCACACGGACAACTGGGTGTGGGTATTGCAAATGAACAAATAGAGAAACCAACAAAGGTTGAAGTACATTTGTATCACtgtaaaataaaccaaattgCTTGTGGAGGTGGTCATACTCTCCTTTTAGATAACGAGGGCAAACTATATGGTTGTGGATGGAATTCAAAACTCCAACTAGCAAGAGAAACTGAAGTACACAAGTTTGAACGGACATGGGCATTAAGTGGcgttacatttacaaacatagttTGCGGCTGGGACTTCAGCTGTGGAGTAACAGATGACCAGTTTTTGATCGTTTGGGGATCTAATGCTTATGGCCAACTAGGTGTACCATCAACTCCTAAAGAATTCTTTTCAGAAATCATGAAACCTATTAGACTTCCAATTAATGCTGTTCTAGTTTCTATGGGACTAAGACATACCGCCATTGTAAACTCTAAAGGAGAAGTGTGGACCACAGGATGTGGTAGGCATGGACAACTAGGATTAGGAAACAGTATATTGTCTTCTGATAGGTTCCAGAAAGTGGAAGGTGTAGGTAAAATTTCCCATATAGCCTGTGGGCAAAATCATACTGTAGCTTGGTGTTCAGAGGAAAGAGCCTTATATGTATGGGGAGACAATAAACACGGCCAGCTCTTACTGTGttctgaaaaatataaaaaaatatatacaccAAACAAGATTGATATAGATGTGAAACAAGAAGTGAAGAAGTTATTAAGTGGATGGACCAATGTATTATTATGGTTGGAAGATGGAAGTCTCTTAGCCTGGGGCAGAAATAATAATGCACAGCTAGGCACAGATAAAGCTGTTCCCCCAGGAACATTCACACATATCAAGCTTCCAG aGGGCCGAGAAGTACAAGATGTTGCACTAGGTTCTGAGCACACAATTTGTTTAGCAACAGACAATACTCTTTGGGCTTGGGGATGGAACGAACATTTCAACACAGCCATTGATTTAGGACACCAAATAGTACAACCAACTTTAGTGCCTTTAGAAATtgataaaaatcaaaaaattacaCAAATCTATGCTGGTGGAGCTCAAAATTTCGTAGTGATTGAAGAATAA